In Dromiciops gliroides isolate mDroGli1 chromosome 5, mDroGli1.pri, whole genome shotgun sequence, the following are encoded in one genomic region:
- the LOC122729897 gene encoding serum paraoxonase/arylesterase 2-like yields MARLVALTALGLALALLGERFVALRNRLNASREVEPVDLPNCHLIRGVEAGSEDIEILPNGLAFLSVGFKFPGMQCFAPEKPGGILMMDLNRDSSRALELRVSRGFDLSSFNPHGISTFIDQDDTVYLFVANHPEFKSTVEIFKFEEEENSLFHLKTLRHELLPSVSDIVAVGPEHFYATNSHYFSDIFLKYLEVYLNLHWTNVIYYSPEDVRVVAEGFDSVNGINMSPDNKYVYVADSLAHEIHVMEKLANWSLAQVKVLPLDTVVDNLSIDPSTGDLWVGCHPDSLKLLIYDPSNPPASQVLRIQNILSETPTVSTVYANNGSVLQGSSVASVYGRKLLIGTLYHRALQCQL; encoded by the exons ATGGCGCGGCTGGTGGCTCTCACTGCGCTGGGCTTGGCTCTAGCGCTGCTGGGCGAGAGGTTTGTGGCGCTCAG GAATCGCCTTAATGCCTCCAGAGAAGTCGAACCTGTTGATCTTCCCAATTGCCACTTGATCAGAGGTGTAG AAGCGGGTTCTGAAGACATCGAAATCCTTCCCAATGGTCTGGCCTTCCTTAGCGTG GGCTTCAAGTTTCCTGGGATGCAGTGCTTTGCCCCCGAGAAGCCTGGAGGAATCTTAATGATGGATCTGAACAGGGACAGCTCGCGGGCCCTGGAGCTGCGAGTGAGCCGCGGATTTGACTTGTCTTCCTTTAACCCCCACGGCATCAGTACGTTCATTGACCAAG ATGACACCGTGTATCTCTTTGTTGCAAATCACCCTGAGTTCAAGAGCACAGTGGAAATTTTTAAgtttgaagaagaagaaaattcccTTTTCCACCTGAAAACCCTCCGCCATGAGCTCCTTCCAAG cGTGAGTGACATCGTAGCCGTGGGCCCCGAGCATTTCTATGCCACCAACAGCCACTATTTCTCCGATATATTCTTAAAGTATCTGGAGGTGTACTTGAACCTGCACTGGACAAATGTCATTTACTACAGCCCTGAGGACGTCCGCGTGGTGGCCGAGGGCTTCGACTCCGTCAACGGCATTAACATGTCCCCAGATAATAA GTACGTCTATGTTGCAGATAGTCTTGCCCATGAAATCCACGTCATGGAAAAACTCGCCAACTGGAGCTTGGCTCAGGTGAAG GTGCTCCCCCTGGATACAGTAGTGGATAACCTGTCCATCGACCCTTCCACGGGAGACCTCTGGGTGGGCTGTCACCCCGACAGCCTGAAGCTGTTGATCTATGACCCCAGTAACCCTCCTGCTTCCCAG GTGCTTCGGATCCAGAACATTCTTTCTGAGACGCCCACAGTGAGCACAGTCTATGCCAACAATGGTTCCGTATTGCAGGGCAGTTCTGTGGCCTCCGTGTATGGCAGGAAGTTGCTTATTGGCACACTGTACCATAGAGCCCTCCAGTGCCAGCTCTGA